A genomic window from Mycetohabitans rhizoxinica HKI 454 includes:
- a CDS encoding hydroxymethylglutaryl-CoA lyase, translated as MTEDRSDPVAKPRSNVPGLPGWVKIVEVGPRDGLQAEKVQVPTDVKVELLDRLSAAGFANIEAASFVSPKWVPQMADGADVMARIQRRAGTLYSALTPNMQGLEAALAARVDEVVIFGAASEAFSQRNINCSIAESLARFAPVAKAAKEAGLRLRGSISCSLGCPYQGDVAVDAVVDVVTRMRDLGCDEIDIADTIGVGTANRVLEVAEAVSSVFPLECIAGHFHDTYGQALANIYAGLQAGITIFHSSVAGLGGCPYAKGATGNVATEDVLYLLHGLGIETGVDLNAVVAAGDFISRAIDKPNGARAGRALLANTV; from the coding sequence ATGACGGAGGACAGGAGCGACCCGGTGGCCAAGCCCCGCAGCAACGTGCCCGGGTTGCCCGGCTGGGTGAAGATCGTCGAGGTGGGGCCCCGCGATGGCCTGCAAGCGGAAAAAGTGCAGGTGCCGACCGACGTTAAGGTGGAATTGCTCGACCGGCTGAGCGCGGCCGGCTTCGCAAACATCGAGGCGGCGTCATTCGTGTCACCGAAATGGGTGCCCCAAATGGCCGACGGCGCCGACGTGATGGCCCGCATCCAGCGGCGGGCAGGCACGTTGTATTCGGCGTTGACCCCCAACATGCAAGGTCTCGAAGCGGCGCTGGCCGCGCGCGTGGACGAGGTGGTGATTTTTGGTGCGGCAAGCGAAGCGTTTTCGCAACGCAATATCAATTGCTCGATTGCTGAATCTCTCGCGCGTTTCGCCCCTGTCGCGAAGGCCGCCAAAGAGGCCGGACTGCGGTTGCGCGGCAGCATCTCGTGCTCGCTTGGCTGCCCGTACCAAGGGGACGTCGCGGTCGATGCCGTGGTCGATGTGGTGACCCGGATGCGCGATCTCGGATGCGATGAGATCGACATTGCTGACACCATCGGCGTAGGTACCGCGAACCGTGTGCTGGAGGTGGCCGAAGCCGTGTCATCTGTCTTTCCGCTCGAATGTATCGCCGGGCACTTCCACGATACCTATGGACAAGCACTGGCGAACATCTATGCGGGGCTGCAGGCCGGTATCACCATTTTTCATTCATCGGTCGCGGGCCTCGGCGGCTGCCCCTACGCGAAAGGCGCGACGGGCAACGTGGCCACGGAAGACGTGTTGTACCTGCTCCACGGACTTGGGATCGAGACAGGTGTCGATCTAAACGCAGTGGTCGCGGCGGGCGACTTCATCAGCCGCGCGATTGACAAGCCCAACGGCGCACGCGCCGGCAGGGCGCTGCTTGCCAACACAGTGTAG
- a CDS encoding succinate dehydrogenase/fumarate reductase iron-sulfur subunit — MTQRRIIDVFRYDPDRDERPRMQRYEIEPQPEDRMLLDVLGRLKALDETLAYRRSCREGICGSDAMNINGVNGLACLTNMQSLPVHIQLRPLPGLPVVRDLIVDMTSFFNQYHSVKPYLINETPPPERERLQTPQERDQLDGLYECILCACCSSACPSYWWNPDKFVGPAGLLQAYRFIVDSRDEATGERLDNLEDPYRLFRCRTIMNCADVCPKGLNPAAAIGHIRSMLARRAL, encoded by the coding sequence ATGACCCAGCGACGCATCATCGATGTTTTCCGTTACGATCCCGACCGGGACGAGCGCCCCCGCATGCAACGCTACGAGATCGAGCCGCAGCCCGAGGACCGGATGCTGCTCGACGTGCTGGGACGGCTCAAGGCGCTCGATGAGACGCTCGCCTACCGTCGCTCGTGCCGCGAGGGGATCTGTGGCTCGGATGCGATGAACATCAATGGCGTGAACGGATTGGCCTGCCTGACGAACATGCAATCGCTACCGGTGCACATTCAACTCAGGCCATTGCCCGGTCTGCCAGTGGTGCGTGACCTAATCGTGGACATGACCAGCTTTTTCAACCAGTACCACTCGGTTAAGCCATATCTGATCAACGAGACGCCGCCGCCGGAGCGCGAGCGGTTGCAGACGCCGCAGGAGCGTGATCAACTCGACGGATTGTATGAATGCATCCTTTGTGCGTGCTGCTCGAGCGCTTGCCCGTCGTACTGGTGGAATCCGGACAAATTCGTTGGCCCGGCTGGCCTCTTGCAGGCGTACCGGTTCATCGTGGACTCGCGCGACGAGGCCACTGGCGAGCGCCTAGACAATTTAGAGGATCCGTATCGACTGTTCCGCTGCCGGACGATCATGAACTGTGCGGATGTCTGTCCGAAGGGCTTGAATCCCGCGGCCGCTATAGGGCATATTCGCTCCATGCTGGCGCGCCGTGCGCTCTAG
- a CDS encoding carboxyl transferase domain-containing protein, giving the protein MPVLETKLNPRSDAFRANEAAQQARVADLREKIAALAQGGGQAARDKHLARGKLLPRERIAQLLDPGTPFLELSQLAAYGMYGGDAPGAGIITGIGRIAAQECVIVCNDPTVKGGTYYPMTVKKHVRAQEIAQENRLPCLYLVDSGGANLPNQDEVFPDRDHFGRIFYNQANLSAQGIAQIAVVMGSCTAGGAYVPAMSDESIIVKDQGTIFLGGPPLVKAATGEVVTAEDLGGGDVHTRLSGVADHLAQNDAHALAIARRIVGNLNRVKPQSLALREPKPPRYDARELYGVIPTDTRKPFDVHEVIARLVDDSVFDEFKARYGTTLVTGFAHLWGHPVGIVANNGILFSESALKGAHFIELCCQRRIPLIFLQNITGFMVGRKYENEGIARHGAKMVTAVATAQVPKFTVIIGGSFGAGNYGMCGRAYSPRMLWMWPNARISVMGGEQAACVLATVRRDGIEAKGGTWSAEDEEAFKVPIRAQYEHQGHPYYASARLWDDGVIDPAQTRDVLGLSLSAAMNAPIGEARFGVFRM; this is encoded by the coding sequence ACGCATTCCGTGCGAACGAGGCGGCGCAGCAGGCCCGGGTCGCCGACCTGCGCGAGAAGATCGCCGCGCTCGCGCAGGGCGGCGGTCAAGCGGCCCGGGACAAGCACCTGGCCCGCGGCAAGCTGTTGCCGCGCGAGCGGATCGCGCAATTGCTCGATCCCGGCACGCCGTTCCTCGAGCTGTCGCAACTGGCCGCATACGGCATGTACGGTGGCGATGCGCCGGGCGCGGGCATCATCACCGGCATCGGCCGCATTGCCGCGCAGGAGTGCGTGATCGTGTGTAACGATCCGACGGTCAAGGGTGGCACCTACTACCCGATGACCGTGAAGAAGCACGTGCGCGCGCAGGAGATCGCGCAGGAAAACCGGTTGCCGTGTCTTTACCTGGTCGACTCAGGCGGGGCCAACCTGCCGAACCAAGACGAGGTATTTCCGGATCGGGATCATTTCGGTCGCATCTTCTACAACCAGGCGAACCTGTCCGCGCAAGGCATCGCGCAGATTGCCGTGGTGATGGGTTCGTGTACCGCCGGCGGTGCCTATGTTCCCGCTATGAGCGACGAGTCGATCATCGTCAAGGACCAGGGCACGATTTTCCTCGGCGGCCCGCCGCTGGTGAAGGCCGCGACCGGCGAGGTCGTCACGGCCGAGGACCTGGGCGGCGGTGACGTGCACACCCGGCTGTCCGGTGTCGCCGATCATCTTGCACAAAATGATGCGCATGCGCTCGCGATTGCACGTCGCATCGTGGGCAACTTGAACCGGGTCAAGCCGCAGTCGCTTGCACTGCGTGAGCCGAAGCCGCCGCGCTACGACGCGCGGGAGTTGTACGGTGTCATCCCGACCGACACACGCAAGCCGTTCGACGTGCACGAGGTGATCGCGCGCCTTGTGGATGATTCGGTGTTCGACGAGTTCAAGGCGCGCTACGGCACGACACTGGTGACCGGATTCGCGCACCTGTGGGGACATCCTGTCGGCATCGTTGCCAACAACGGTATTTTGTTTTCTGAATCGGCGCTCAAGGGCGCGCACTTCATCGAGTTGTGCTGCCAGCGCAGAATTCCACTGATTTTCCTGCAGAACATCACCGGCTTCATGGTCGGACGCAAGTACGAGAATGAAGGGATTGCCCGTCACGGCGCGAAGATGGTCACTGCGGTCGCGACCGCGCAGGTGCCCAAATTTACGGTAATCATCGGCGGCTCGTTCGGCGCCGGTAACTACGGAATGTGTGGCCGCGCGTACTCGCCGCGGATGCTATGGATGTGGCCGAATGCGCGGATCTCCGTCATGGGCGGCGAACAGGCAGCCTGCGTGCTGGCCACGGTGCGTCGCGACGGTATCGAGGCGAAGGGCGGGACCTGGTCCGCCGAGGACGAAGAGGCTTTCAAAGTGCCAATCCGGGCGCAGTACGAGCATCAGGGCCACCCGTACTACGCGAGCGCCCGCCTATGGGATGATGGTGTCATCGATCCGGCACAGACCCGCGATGTGCTCGGCTTGAGCTTGTCGGCCGCGATGAATGCGCCGATCGGCGAGGCGCGCTTCGGCGTGTTCCGCATGTAG
- a CDS encoding acetyl/propionyl/methylcrotonyl-CoA carboxylase subunit alpha, with the protein MFKKILIANRGEIACRVAATCRRLGIHSVAVYSDADAKAKHVSACDEAVHIGAAPTAESYLRIERIIDAAQRTGAQAVHPGYGFLSENEAFAQACAAAGIEFIGPPVSAIAAMGSKAAAKALMQAAAVPLVPGYHGEDQDPARLQREADAIGYPVLLKASAGGGGKGMRVVERREEFAAALASCQREAASSFGDDRVLVEKYLVHSRHVEVQVFADKHHNAVYLFDRDCSVQRRHQKVLEEAPAPGLSDDTRRAMGAAAVAAARAVDYVGAGTVEFIMAPGGEFYFIEMNTRLQVEHPVTERVTGLDLVEWQLRVAAGEKLPLQQHALHVSGHAIEARIYAENPARGFLPSTGTLLHLRMPDAVEFSVGAQGGPASRAPVRIDSGVRQGDMITPYYDPMIAKLIVHGVDRGDALARLSRALREIEIVGPHTNIEFLHRISTSEPFTHAKLDTGLIERHHAALFARREKPVGEALALATAALLARERDTSPWSVLSHWRLNGPYTQVIEWRDLERAGDARLAVRFQCDANGAVLELNGKALPFAWWGGDGAHELNMVLGVRRITGRVFIDRDTFHVFLRGDAFAFEWQNLLAHAAHAEHGEGRLTAPMPGKVIAVLVEPGALVNKGTPLIMMEAMKMEHTIEAPAAGKVEQILYAVGDQVDDGAQLLTLEVTS; encoded by the coding sequence ATGTTCAAGAAGATACTGATCGCCAACCGCGGCGAAATTGCCTGCCGTGTGGCTGCGACGTGCCGTCGCCTGGGTATCCACAGCGTGGCGGTCTATTCGGATGCCGATGCGAAGGCCAAGCACGTCAGTGCTTGTGACGAGGCAGTCCATATCGGCGCAGCGCCAACGGCCGAAAGCTATTTGCGCATCGAGCGGATCATCGATGCCGCTCAACGCACCGGCGCGCAGGCGGTCCACCCAGGCTATGGCTTTCTGTCGGAAAACGAAGCATTTGCGCAAGCTTGCGCGGCGGCCGGCATCGAATTTATTGGGCCGCCGGTCAGCGCGATCGCCGCGATGGGCTCGAAGGCGGCTGCCAAGGCGCTGATGCAGGCCGCTGCTGTGCCACTGGTGCCGGGCTATCACGGCGAAGATCAGGACCCGGCACGATTGCAGCGTGAAGCGGATGCAATCGGCTATCCGGTATTGCTCAAGGCCAGCGCGGGCGGTGGCGGCAAGGGAATGCGGGTTGTCGAGCGGCGCGAGGAATTTGCCGCCGCGCTGGCCTCGTGTCAACGTGAGGCGGCAAGCAGTTTCGGCGACGATCGCGTGCTGGTCGAAAAGTACCTGGTGCACTCGCGCCATGTCGAAGTGCAGGTCTTCGCGGATAAGCATCACAACGCCGTGTACTTGTTTGATCGCGACTGCTCGGTGCAGCGGCGTCACCAGAAGGTGCTCGAAGAGGCGCCGGCGCCCGGCTTGTCGGACGACACACGCCGCGCCATGGGGGCGGCGGCGGTTGCCGCGGCCCGCGCGGTCGATTATGTCGGTGCCGGTACCGTCGAGTTCATCATGGCGCCGGGCGGCGAGTTCTATTTCATCGAGATGAACACGCGGCTGCAGGTCGAGCATCCCGTCACCGAGAGGGTAACGGGACTGGACCTGGTCGAGTGGCAACTGCGTGTCGCCGCCGGTGAAAAGCTGCCGTTGCAACAACATGCGCTGCACGTGAGTGGCCATGCGATCGAGGCGCGGATCTACGCGGAGAACCCGGCGCGCGGCTTCTTGCCGTCGACCGGTACCCTGCTGCACCTGCGGATGCCAGATGCCGTCGAGTTCAGTGTCGGTGCACAGGGCGGCCCGGCATCGCGTGCACCGGTGCGCATCGACAGCGGGGTGCGGCAGGGCGATATGATCACGCCGTACTATGATCCGATGATCGCCAAGCTGATCGTGCACGGCGTGGACCGTGGCGACGCGTTGGCGCGGTTGTCACGCGCGCTGCGCGAGATCGAGATCGTCGGTCCGCATACGAATATCGAATTCCTGCATCGGATCTCGACCAGCGAGCCGTTCACGCATGCCAAGCTCGACACGGGCTTGATCGAGCGCCATCATGCGGCCTTGTTTGCGCGCCGCGAAAAGCCGGTGGGCGAAGCACTCGCGCTGGCCACTGCCGCGTTGCTGGCGCGTGAGCGGGATACGTCGCCTTGGAGCGTACTGTCGCATTGGCGCTTGAATGGCCCCTATACGCAGGTCATCGAATGGCGCGATCTCGAGCGCGCAGGCGATGCAAGGCTCGCGGTGCGCTTCCAGTGCGATGCGAATGGCGCGGTGCTAGAGCTGAACGGCAAAGCATTGCCGTTCGCGTGGTGGGGCGGCGACGGCGCGCATGAATTGAATATGGTCCTCGGCGTGCGGCGCATCACCGGACGCGTATTCATCGACCGCGATACCTTCCATGTTTTCTTGCGCGGCGACGCGTTTGCGTTCGAATGGCAAAATTTACTGGCCCATGCGGCGCACGCCGAGCACGGCGAAGGGCGGCTGACCGCGCCGATGCCTGGCAAGGTGATCGCGGTGTTGGTCGAACCCGGTGCACTGGTCAACAAAGGCACGCCACTGATCATGATGGAGGCGATGAAGATGGAACACACGATCGAGGCGCCGGCGGCCGGCAAGGTCGAGCAGATCTTGTACGCGGTCGGTGACCAGGTGGACGACGGCGCACAGCTATTGACGCTGGAGGTGACTTCATGA
- a CDS encoding 4'-phosphopantetheinyl transferase family protein, whose product MTTLLRPGGRWPDDVMLWHVRVPLAPTAWNRLQAWLSDDEQQQALRYRRDEDRLRFAATRAVLRTLLARHTGGVPLSLRFSSGPFGRPELDGYGDTLSFNVTHAGQHAFIALSDRRCVGVDIECIERVLDWQALLGTVCTDAEQRALRMSGHVHGAHGFFRCWTAKEAVLKALGVGIGYGLQQVSVDPFAQGVQRVDAPARGAWGDITALQLHWIDDVAGYAGCIAFGPPGSVSAHPRQAPTSG is encoded by the coding sequence ATGACAACCCTGCTGCGCCCCGGCGGACGCTGGCCCGATGACGTGATGCTGTGGCACGTGCGGGTCCCGCTCGCTCCCACTGCGTGGAACCGGCTACAGGCGTGGTTATCCGACGATGAACAGCAGCAGGCATTGCGCTATCGACGTGACGAGGATCGGCTGCGCTTTGCTGCGACGCGTGCCGTACTGCGAACGTTGCTCGCTAGGCATACCGGTGGCGTGCCGCTGTCGCTGCGCTTTTCGTCGGGACCGTTCGGGCGGCCGGAACTTGACGGCTACGGCGACACGTTGTCGTTCAACGTCACGCATGCAGGCCAGCATGCGTTCATTGCGCTATCGGACAGGCGCTGCGTGGGTGTGGACATCGAGTGCATCGAGCGTGTGCTCGACTGGCAGGCATTGCTCGGCACGGTATGCACGGACGCCGAGCAGCGTGCGCTGCGCATGAGCGGCCACGTGCACGGCGCTCACGGGTTTTTCCGCTGCTGGACGGCCAAGGAGGCCGTGCTCAAGGCGCTAGGCGTCGGTATTGGGTATGGCTTGCAGCAGGTGTCGGTGGATCCATTTGCCCAAGGCGTGCAGCGCGTTGATGCACCGGCGAGAGGTGCATGGGGGGATATCACGGCGCTGCAACTGCACTGGATCGACGATGTTGCCGGCTATGCCGGCTGTATCGCGTTCGGGCCACCCGGCAGCGTTAGCGCACATCCGCGCCAAGCCCCCACTTCTGGCTGA
- a CDS encoding enoyl-CoA hydratase/isomerase family protein translates to MQYDTLTLGCEDTLATVTLNRPQVRNAFNETMIAELTSVFGMLGQRGEIRAIVLAANGVAFCAGADLNWMRKMAGYSDDENRADACMLARMLATIYRCPKPVVARVNGDVYAGGMGLISASDIVVAQENARFCLSEARLGLIPATIAPYVIRVIGERAARRYFTTAEPFDGTTALRLGLVSELVPQVALDETVRRLADALVANGPAAVAESKRLVQDIAGRPLTDEWMDETAERIARVRASAEGREGVASFLEKRAPRWRM, encoded by the coding sequence ATGCAATACGACACCTTGACGCTCGGTTGCGAGGATACGCTGGCGACCGTGACATTGAACCGGCCGCAGGTGCGCAATGCATTCAACGAGACGATGATCGCCGAGTTGACGTCGGTGTTCGGCATGCTGGGCCAACGCGGCGAAATCCGTGCGATCGTGCTTGCTGCCAATGGGGTGGCGTTCTGTGCGGGCGCCGACCTGAACTGGATGCGCAAGATGGCAGGCTACTCGGACGACGAGAACCGTGCTGACGCGTGCATGCTCGCGCGAATGCTAGCAACGATTTACCGCTGTCCTAAGCCCGTGGTGGCACGCGTCAACGGCGATGTCTACGCCGGCGGGATGGGATTGATATCGGCCTCGGACATCGTGGTCGCGCAGGAAAATGCACGTTTCTGCCTGTCCGAGGCGCGGCTCGGCCTGATCCCAGCGACGATTGCGCCCTATGTAATTCGCGTGATCGGCGAGCGTGCGGCCCGGCGCTATTTCACGACCGCCGAGCCGTTCGATGGCACGACCGCGTTGCGGCTCGGGCTGGTCAGCGAACTGGTGCCGCAAGTCGCGCTGGACGAGACGGTGCGCCGGCTGGCCGATGCGCTTGTGGCCAACGGCCCCGCTGCGGTCGCCGAATCCAAGCGACTGGTGCAGGACATCGCCGGCAGGCCATTGACCGACGAATGGATGGACGAGACCGCCGAGCGGATCGCACGGGTGCGGGCCTCGGCGGAGGGCCGTGAAGGGGTGGCGTCGTTTCTCGAGAAGCGCGCGCCGAGGTGGCGCATGTGA
- a CDS encoding endonuclease/exonuclease/phosphatase family protein — protein sequence MAYSELRIATYNIHGAGGRWRQRSTQRIAGVVAELDADIIALQEVPLNGASNAPGVLDDLQHATGMEAVAGPTLQTERGDYGNAVLSRLPIRAARTLDLSFTRREPRGALDADIEYADGVLRVVATHLGLSAIERSAQVRTLLAAFDSSALPVILLGDINEWFVHGRALRALVGHFRRAPAPRTFPARWPILSLDRIWVHPGEWLIDVQVHRSALARVASDHLPLIARIRATGNGTRPLEVAGVAAPMGLQDSATRTGEDPTGDIRSLPR from the coding sequence ATGGCCTACTCAGAACTGCGTATTGCGACCTACAACATCCATGGCGCTGGTGGTCGATGGCGGCAACGCTCAACGCAACGCATCGCTGGCGTTGTTGCCGAACTGGATGCCGACATCATCGCCCTTCAAGAGGTCCCGCTGAACGGCGCCTCCAACGCGCCCGGCGTGCTGGACGATTTGCAGCATGCCACCGGCATGGAGGCGGTTGCCGGGCCAACGCTGCAGACCGAGCGTGGAGACTACGGCAATGCGGTGCTGTCACGGCTGCCGATTCGCGCGGCACGCACGCTGGACTTGTCGTTCACGCGGCGTGAACCGCGCGGCGCGCTCGATGCGGACATCGAATATGCGGACGGCGTACTGCGCGTAGTGGCAACGCACCTGGGGCTGTCGGCGATCGAGCGCAGCGCACAGGTGCGCACGCTGCTTGCCGCATTCGACAGCAGCGCACTGCCGGTGATCCTGCTGGGCGACATCAACGAATGGTTCGTGCACGGCCGTGCATTGCGCGCGCTGGTCGGGCATTTTCGTCGGGCGCCGGCGCCACGCACGTTTCCGGCACGCTGGCCAATCCTCTCGCTGGATCGCATCTGGGTCCATCCCGGGGAATGGCTGATCGATGTCCAAGTGCATCGTAGTGCGCTTGCGCGCGTCGCGTCTGATCATCTGCCGTTGATTGCGCGCATCCGCGCAACCGGCAACGGCACTCGCCCTCTCGAGGTGGCCGGCGTCGCTGCCCCAATGGGCCTACAAGACAGCGCGACACGCACCGGTGAGGATCCGACGGGGGACATTCGTTCGCTGCCGCGATAG
- a CDS encoding VTT domain-containing protein, with product MHTRSTHGLLEVGRNCDSLCHADRFSVLIDAAVYFSALREAIRGAQHTVFIVGWDINSRMKLVPQGAADGFPEPLGAFLQAVASANRRLRIYVLAWDFAMIYAFEREWVPVYSTGWRSHRRILFRMDNTHPRGASHHQKFVVVDDRLAFVGGLDLTRARWDTPAHAANDPWRRNPDGSPYNPFHDVHTVFDGEAARAIGQLARGRWRRACGKALAIRADRNLGGTDPWPSSVPVDVHNVVLGIALTAPPYRNERGVQHIRALTVDIIEATQHNLYIENQYLTAAVVRDALSRRLGDPHAPDVAAVVPRNHSGWLQEATMGALRARLHRALTRADRHGHYRLWCPHIDGLRTGCLNVHSKLMISDNERLCVGSANLNNRSMVLDTECNVVLDANGSDRVRAVIASIRNRLLAEHLDVSPEAVAAALQHHGRLNSAIDALRHHARTLMPLDPTIAPELEALVPVSAWADPEVPVEADALVRQFLDDDQGARSAARLLLLGALALALATLAALWRFTPAGQVLSVANVVHWGERLAALPLAPAIVLLGYVVASLAAVPITLLIAATGLVFGTWPGAVYALVGSMLAAAATYYVGVGLGRDAVRRLAGSRANRLSERLGKRGLLTILVLRLVPVAPFSIVNLVAGASHIGICDFLLGTLLGMAPGAVLTVTFAHQLIASIRRPDAGSLALLIGIGAALVALSILLHKLLKKH from the coding sequence TTGCACACCCGCTCAACCCATGGGCTGCTGGAAGTCGGCCGCAACTGCGACTCACTGTGCCACGCCGATCGCTTCAGCGTGCTGATCGACGCCGCCGTGTATTTCTCGGCGTTGCGCGAAGCCATCCGCGGCGCGCAGCATACCGTTTTCATCGTCGGCTGGGATATCAACAGTCGAATGAAGCTGGTACCGCAGGGCGCAGCAGACGGCTTCCCGGAGCCGCTTGGCGCTTTCCTGCAAGCCGTGGCCAGCGCCAACCGGCGGCTGCGGATTTACGTGTTGGCATGGGATTTCGCCATGATCTACGCGTTCGAACGAGAATGGGTGCCCGTCTATTCAACCGGCTGGCGTTCGCATCGACGGATCCTATTCCGAATGGATAATACACATCCACGCGGCGCTTCGCACCACCAAAAGTTCGTAGTTGTCGATGACCGGCTCGCGTTCGTCGGGGGGCTGGACCTGACCCGCGCGCGCTGGGACACACCGGCTCACGCTGCAAACGATCCTTGGCGCCGCAACCCCGACGGCTCGCCGTACAACCCGTTCCACGATGTCCACACGGTCTTCGATGGCGAAGCCGCGCGCGCGATCGGCCAATTGGCACGAGGCCGCTGGCGCCGCGCGTGCGGCAAGGCGCTGGCGATCCGCGCCGACCGCAACCTGGGCGGCACCGACCCATGGCCGTCGAGCGTGCCGGTGGACGTGCACAACGTCGTGCTCGGCATTGCATTGACCGCGCCACCTTACCGCAACGAGCGTGGCGTGCAGCACATCCGTGCGCTCACCGTCGACATCATCGAGGCCACGCAGCACAATCTCTACATCGAGAACCAGTACTTGACCGCCGCTGTCGTGCGCGATGCGCTGAGCCGACGGCTCGGGGACCCACACGCGCCCGACGTCGCGGCGGTCGTGCCGCGCAACCACAGCGGCTGGCTGCAGGAAGCGACGATGGGCGCGCTGCGTGCGCGGCTACACCGCGCGCTCACACGGGCCGATCGCCACGGACACTACCGGCTCTGGTGCCCGCACATCGACGGGCTGCGCACGGGGTGCCTGAACGTACACAGCAAGCTGATGATCAGCGACAACGAGCGGCTTTGCGTCGGCAGCGCGAACCTGAACAACCGCTCAATGGTGCTCGACACAGAATGTAACGTCGTATTGGACGCCAATGGCAGCGACCGCGTGCGTGCGGTGATCGCGTCGATTCGAAACCGGCTACTGGCCGAACACCTGGATGTCTCGCCCGAAGCGGTGGCTGCCGCACTGCAGCATCATGGTCGCTTGAACAGTGCGATCGACGCATTGCGGCACCACGCACGCACGCTCATGCCACTGGATCCCACCATCGCGCCCGAACTCGAAGCGTTGGTGCCGGTCAGCGCGTGGGCGGACCCAGAAGTTCCAGTAGAGGCGGACGCGCTGGTCCGGCAGTTCCTCGACGATGATCAGGGCGCGCGCTCGGCGGCCCGGCTCCTTCTCCTCGGGGCCCTCGCACTCGCATTAGCCACGCTGGCCGCGCTGTGGCGCTTCACCCCCGCCGGTCAGGTATTGAGCGTGGCCAATGTCGTGCATTGGGGCGAACGATTGGCCGCATTGCCGCTAGCGCCAGCGATCGTGCTGCTGGGCTACGTCGTCGCTTCACTGGCGGCCGTGCCCATCACACTGCTCATCGCCGCCACTGGACTGGTTTTTGGTACATGGCCGGGCGCGGTATACGCGCTGGTTGGCTCGATGCTGGCTGCGGCGGCCACCTACTACGTCGGCGTCGGGCTGGGTCGCGACGCGGTGCGCCGGCTCGCCGGCTCCCGCGCGAATCGCCTGAGCGAGCGCCTCGGCAAGCGTGGTTTGCTAACCATCTTGGTGCTACGACTGGTGCCAGTCGCGCCGTTCTCAATCGTCAACCTGGTGGCCGGTGCGTCCCATATCGGGATATGCGACTTCCTGCTCGGCACGCTGCTTGGCATGGCCCCGGGGGCGGTGCTGACCGTGACGTTCGCACACCAACTGATCGCATCGATCCGGCGTCCCGACGCAGGCTCACTCGCGCTGCTCATAGGCATCGGCGCCGCGCTGGTGGCGCTGTCAATTCTATTGCACAAGTTGCTGAAAAAACATTGA